The following is a genomic window from Bacillus sp. BGMRC 2118.
CACCATAGCCTAATTGAAAGTAACGTGTGTACGTCGGGTTCGTGTCCTCATTAAAGATATGCAGATGTGCATCCGACAACTCTTCGAAGGTGCGATAAACCTCCAACTTAGCTGAATTTACCTTCATAGGCGTTTCTGCAGCGTAGCCTTCACTAGGATTCACGAATATAAACGCTACTACAATCATAACTAACGACCACAACCATTTTCGATGATTCAACACTCTCATCCTCTCTCTTCATTTCTATCTACCTAACATTCTATCATACTCTACTAAAATTTGGATGTTACGAGTAGATTACTAGACTCAGAGTTTCTCTATTCCAACTTAGTATAAAAGGAGCATTTATTATGTCTACAGAGTAACCCATTTGCGTCCCTGCTTGTCACCAGGACTTCCATATCCTCTACTTGGACATTTTCTTCTAAACCTTCTCATCTCATTTCCACAAAAAAATGCGTAGAGCTCTACATCGCTCTACGCATTCCTCATTTAAATTAGTTACCTGAAATAACTCTCCAGAATTCACTAGCAATGGCTTGATAGCCTTGTTGACTTAAGTGAACATCTTGCTGATTAGGAAGGTATTCCTGATAGTTACTAGCAATAATGGACTCTGTTGAAATGAAACCATCTCCGTTTGTATGTGCTTGCTCCGCTAGCTTTGTGTTGAACGCTTGCAATAACGGATAGAGCTGTGCTTGCTGATCCTCTGGATAGTATGGAATTGGATTGTAGTAGCCCATTACATACACATCAACTGTTGGATTCAATTCATCAATTGTCTTTAAAATAGTATCCAAGTTCTTACTCACTTCTTCAATTGCTGTTCCTACTTGCGTCACATCTGTTAACAATAACGGGAATATATCGTTTGCACCAATGTCTATTGTAATATGACTTGCTTCCCTGATTTCTGCTCTTACTGCTTCATTGTTCAGAACATCTTCTCTTAATTGACGAGAGGTATACCCGGACTTCCCAAGGTTATCAAAATCAATTAATTGGTATGAAGAGGAGAAATGTTCAGCTAAGTAATCTGGATATCCTAATGCATCTTCCCCATATGGTGTTTGACCAGCTGCTAGAGAATCACCCAATGCTAAGTAATCTGCACCCATACGCGCTCCATCTGGACCTAATTGATAACCATCAATTGTCGTATTAACTGCTTTTACACCATTATCGTAGAAGTAATACCATTTTTGATCTACTTCTTTCCAGCCTGTTTGCATTGCACCTGATGATGCAAGATAATAGGTTGAATCTCCTTCATTTATCCAGCCTGTTTGCATCGCGCCAGATGAGTTTAGGTAATACCATGAACCTGCATCTTTAATCCAGCCCTTTTCCATTACTCCAGATGTATTTAGATAATACCAGTGACCTGCATCTTTTACCCAACCTTTAGCCATTGCACCTGATGATGATAAATAGTACCAATGTCCGCCGTCAGGAATCCAACCTGTAGTCATCACACCTGAAGAATTCATGTAATACCAGTGACCTGCATCTTTCACCCAGCCTCTAGCCATTGCGCCTGATGACGTTAGATAATACCATTTACCCGCTTCATTATACCAGCCTGTTTTCATAACACCCGATGGCTCCAGGTAGAACCATTGACCACCTTCACTATGCCAGCCTGTTTTTATTGTTCCTGACGAATTTAAGTAATACCACTTTCCTCCATCTAACAGCCAACCTGTCTTCATTGATCCATTATTATTGAAGTAATACCACGTATTTCCGATGCTTTGCCAGCCTGTCTTAGCAACACCGTTCACATAATAATACCACTTACCATCCAACTGCTCCCAGCCGTTCGTAAAGTAACCACTATTAGCTGCAATCTTGGCAAAAGTATCATTGCTATTTGTAATAATAACCTTTGTGTACAATTTCACTTGATCAAATAACCATCGAACTTCCTCATTGTGCATTCTGACACAGCCCGAAGAAACATATTTTCCGATCGAGTTTGCATTATTATTCCCATGAATCGCATAGGTTGTCCCATATGTACCTCTTGCATTTAACCCTAACCAACGATCTCCAAGTGGATTAGCTGGATCACCACCAGGAATATTCTTCGTATAATATGGCCGATTTTTTATCTTATTTACAATCTCAAAGGTACCCTCAGGAGTTAGAGAATTTTCTCTTCCTGTCGCAACACTAAACGTTCTTACTAGTGCACCGTTATCATAGAATGCTAGTTTGTTAGTTTTTTTATTAATAATAATTAACTGCGTGCCGCTACTTGCAAATGCAGTATTCGACATGAATAAAGAAGTGAACAATAATACAAGAACTAACGCAACCTTTTTCATTTCCATCCTCCCAATATCTAGTTTATACATCTAAAATACCATGTTTGTTTGGGATTTTTTGTCATATTATAGGGTCGATTTAAAAAAATTTCAGATTTATTACATTTACATTAAATTTATTAGTACTAGATAACTATATCTTAGAATCAATCTAGAAGAAACCACTCTATCAATTTATTTTCTATTATTATTCTCCTAGTCCTTCATTTTACTAGTTTTGGAAACAAGAAAAAAGACAGATCGCTTTGATCTGTCTCTTTCATTATTCTTGAATCCAAGCACCACTTGAGCTTAATTCGTATCCATCAACTACAGTATTAACAGCTAATGTCCCGCTCGGATTTGCATAATACCATGCACCATCTGCGTAGAACCAGCCAGTTTTCATATTGCCGCTACTTGCTAAGTAATACCAGTCACCTGCCCAATGTACCCAGCCCTTTTTCATTGCACCACTGCCTTCAAGGTAGTACCAGTAGCCTCCGTCTTTTAGCCAACCTGTCAACATTTGTCCAGAGTTTACATCAAGATAGTACCAGTTCCCATCTTTAAACCAACCTGTCTTTAAAGCTCCATTTCCGTCTAAATAGTGCCATTTCCCATCAACATTTAACCATCCAACCATGCTACCACTAACAACACGTCTAGCTCCGATATATGTATTGTAATAATAACCTGTTAAAGAATCTATTCTTACACCTTTAGAGCTTGATGCATGTACGAATTGATTATTTCCAATATAAATTCCTACATGAGATGCTCCTGCTTTATATGTGCTAAAGAATACTAAGTCTCCTGTTTGTAAGTCATTCCACCCTACTGCTTGTCCTACAGTATAAATATCTGCTGCTGTTCTCGGTAAAGTAACACCAACTTGTTTGAATGTATATCCGATAAATCCAGAACAATCAAATCCACTTGGTGAAGATCCACCCCAAACATAAGGGACGCCGATATAATTTTGTCCTATTGAAGCAACTAAATCACCTTGAGTTGCAGCACTGGCCTTCCCTTCAAATAGCCAGCCGCTAAAAAGTAATACTAAAGTTAGTAAACTACTATATAATACTTTTTTCATAGTAACCTCCGCTCTTCTATCAATTTCTGAAACTATTATCTCACAAAAATAGGTTTTCAAAATTTACAGTTATATTACAAAACTGTTTCAGAAGAGACATACTTCTACATAAATTGTATCCTATAATTATCCAATTCTTCATATATCGCTAAAAACATTGAAAATATGTAAAGTAAATGGCGAGTTTTGTCGATGTAGATATAGGTTGTTTGTACTAGATAGTTACTACTGATTACTAGAATTAAATGCTTCAGTTAATAGAAAGGGCGATTACACTTGAATTCTTACAAAAAAGTTTTTCTACTTCTTTTGGTTGTTACCCTAACCATAGGACCCTTCTCCACTACCTCATATGCTGGAACTACAGGATGGGTATCAAAGGGAGGGAATTGGTATTTCTACCAAAATGACAAACCTGCAAAAGGATGGGTAGTAGAAAGTGGGAAGTGGTACTACTTCAATAGTAGTACTAGCATCATGCAGACTGGCTGGGTTAAAGATCATAACAAATGGTATTACTTAAATTCTAGTGGCGCTATGCAAACGGGTTGGATTAAAGACCGTAACACTTGGTATTTCTTAAACTCCAGTGGTGCCATGCAAACGGGGTGGATTAACGATCGCAACACTTGGTATTTCTTAAACTCCAGTGGTGCCATGCAAACAGGATGGATTACTGAAAATGGTAAGCGTTATTACCTACAATCAAACGGGGCTATGCAAACAGGTTGGGTGACTTCCGATACGAGTCGCTTTTATTTAACACAAAGTGGAGCTGCTGCAATTGGTCCTTATGATATTAATGGCGTAACCTATCTCTTTAATCAACAAGGTTCCTTACTTTCTGGCTGGTACACACTAGAAGGTGTTAAATATTATTCAAATACTGATGGCTCAGTTTATAGCGGTTGGTTAACAGATCAAGAGCAAACGTATTACGTCCACCTAAATGGAACAGTTGCTGTTGGCCCAACTGTAATTGAGAATAAAACCTATTTATTTAATGAAGACGGTGTGTTAGTTACAGGTTGGAATACAGTTAACGGCATTAAGTACTACGCTAATTCAAATGGAGAAATACAAACAAACTGGCTATCTGACCAGGAGCATACGTACTATTTCCATCCAAATGGTGAGGCTGCCTCAGGTCCAACCTTAATTGACAATGTCATGTATCTTTTTAGTGAAGACGGTGTTCTCTCAACTGGATGGCACACGATTAACAAGAATAAATATTATGCGAATGCTGAAGGGATCGTTCATACAGGTTGGCTCCTTGATCAAAATAAGACATTCTACTTCTTATCTGATGGGAGATTGGCAACTAATACGATTTTCACCGCAGACAATACTTCATATTTTGCTGATCAAGATGGGAACCTGAAAAAGGGATGGATTCTTCAACTTGGTTCGTGGTATTACTTTCAAGATGATTTCAAAATGAAAACCGGTTGGTACCAAGAGGGTACACAACGATACTACTTGAACAGTGATGGTAAAATGCAAGTAGGATGGGGGTTAATCGAAGGAAATTGGTATTTGTTCAACTCTAGTGGTGCGTTAATGACGGGTTGGCAAAACCTTGGTGGCTATTGGTATTACTTAAACGATTCTGGAGTAATGCTGACCGGATGGAAAGAATTAAATGGCCATTGGTATTACCTTCAAAATTCTGGTGTGATGACAATTGGCTGGACAACAGTTGACGGAAAGAATTATTTCTTCAATCAAAATGGCATTTGGGATCCATCCCCTGGGAAATTCGCTGGGAAAAAAATTGTAATTGATCCGGGACATGGAGGACATGACCCAGGTGCAATAGGTGGAGGGTATTATGAGAAGAATATTACCCTTGATGTTTCATTACAATTAAAAAACCTACTTGAACAGCACGATGCGTGGGTGTACATGACTCGAAACTCTGACACATATCCATCACTTAGTGAACGAGTTGTATTTTCCAATTCTACAAAACCGGATGCATTTATAAGCATTCATGTAAACTCAACAACTGATCCATCTGTAAACGGGATTGAAACGTTTTACAACTCAGTGGCAGGAGCAAAACCAACAGAAAGCAAACTTCTTGCAAGTGATATCCAAAGTGCTGTCATTGCAGGAACTGGTGCAAAAAGCAGAGGCGTAAAAGACAGAGATTTCACCGTCATACGAGGTAATCAAACTGCAGCTGTACTTTTTGAAATGGGCTTCATCTCAAATGAAGCAGAAAGAACAAATATCGTTAATAAAAGCTATCAAATTAGTATTGTGAATGGATTGTTTAACGGATTGTATAATTATATGTATTAAGAGAGAAGGTCCAGTAGCAATGATACTGGACCTTTTTCTATACTAATAGGGCATATGTATCTAATTGTTTCTCCTACTAAATAAGATATCCCCATTACACTATAAAAGGGGTGCAATATAGCACCCCCTAACTTTATTTCACCCAAACACCCAGGCTATTTATTTTATACCCTTCAATAGTTGTATCATGAGCCATTTTGCCATTTGAGTAGAAGTAATACCACGTCTTCCCAACTAGCTTCCATCCTTTAGCCATTTCTCCTGACGTATTCAAGTAGTACCACGTTCCATTTTCCTCATACCAACCAGTCTTCATTGCTCCGCTCTTACCAAAATAATACCATTGGTTATCTTTCCATAGCCAACCTTTACTCATTGCACCACTTGCACTTAAATGGTACCATGTTGAATTTTCTTTATACCAACCGGTCTTCATTGCTCCACTTTGATTTAAATAATACCAATTTCCATCAACGAGTTCCCAACCAGTTTGCATGATACCAGTAGATTTGTCTAAATAGTACCAAGCTCCCTTATCATGAAGCCAGCCTTTCTTCAAGTTCCAACCATGTTTGTACATCCAGTTGCCATCTACAAGTTTCCATTCCTGTGGCAGTAAAGGTAATATAGCGTCACTAGCAATGTTCGCTAACACCTGTTGTCCCTCTACTGTTGGATGAATGTCATTTGGTAGGATATATGAAGCTTGTTTTCCATTAAATGCTGTATACGCATCCACTAAAATTGATTGAGACCCTTCAGCAACCGGTGTAATGACTGATGCATTCACACCATTTACAATTTGCTCACCAATACTATGTACAAAGCCTGCAAATTGATCTGTGCTCGGCCCGAACGGATTATAAATATTATAGAAAACAATTGGTGCATCTGGATTTTGTACACGAATAAATCCAATGATCGTTTGAAGATTTTCACTTAGCTTCAAAGAAGCTGCAGCAACCTTCTGTTGAAGCGCTAACAATTCTGCTGGATCTGTGATTGGTTTTCCACTTGCTAATAACTCTGATAGATTAGCAGCTTGAAGTAAGTCATTGCTACCAATACTTAATGTAATCATATCTGCATCTGCGATAGCTTGTCCATACGCTGGATTTGTTTCGAAAGCTGTTAGTAGATTTTCAGATGTCCAACCCGGATAGCTCAAGTTATTTACTTGGAAGTATCCATCTCCAATTAAGTATGGAAATGCATGAGTTGACGGTTTAGTACGGTCCTGATCAAGATTCCAACCATACGTAATAGAATCTCCAAGAGCTACAAGAGAAGGCTTTTGTTCTCCACTTTGTGCAGCTGATGAAAAAGGAGATGCAAGCATACTTAATAAAAAAACAAAGATTAATAGACTACTAAATTTAGATTTCATTGTTATACGCAACGAAAGTCCCCCTTCTTTTGACATATTTGTCATTCCATCCCTTATTTTATTCTTATCTAATTATTTATTCAATAAAGAAAATTCGATAAATTATCTTATATTCTAACACTTTACTTTAGTTCATATGAACTATTTGCCAGTTTGATAGACTTTATCAACATTTTATTTGTAATAAATACAGGTCCATTTTTTACCATTTGTAGTCATATCCCTTTTGTCCTTCCAATAGTGTGTAGAAAGAAGGAAAAATGGGGGATTCGATGCGTAGTATTACTGGTATTATACTTGTTTTTTTATGTTTGTTTATCATCCCTTCCGAATCAGAAGCTAATGAGGGTAACCAGTTAATTATCATTAATAAGAGGACCAATCAATTAGCTTTTTTTGAAAACGGAAATCTTGTAAGGCAATTTAAAGTGGCAACAGGCAGGAGCACTGATTTGACTCCAGAGGGGACCTTTCAAATTGTGAATAAAATAAAGAATCGTCCCTATTATAAAGAAGGAATCCCTGGTGGTGATCCAAAGAATCCATTAGGTGATCGTTGGTTAGGCCTTAATGCCCGTGGAACTTATGGTACGACATATGCTATACACGGAAATGCAAATCCCGCTTCTATTGGGACATATGCAAGCTCCGGATGTGTAAGAATGTATGATGAAGAGGTGCGGTGGCTATTTGACCAAGTCAATCTGTATACAACTGTATATATAACGAATTCGTCGAAATCATTCGAGTCAATTGCTATATCCAAAGAATATATGACATACAGTAAATTGAAATCTGTGACAACCAATGCTGATGGCCCTCAGCCTAAAAATACTACTATTTCCGTTTCAGCTAACAAGGAAGGATCAGTGGAATCTTTGTATAAATTCCTTATACATGACGGTACAGAATGGAAGACCATTCAAGATTTTTCTCATTCTAAAAGTCTAAAGTGGAATCCTACGAAAGAAGGGACTTATCGTATCAAAGCTCAAATAAAGAGTATGGTATCGGATAAAGAATATGATGATGAAAAAGAACTATCATTTGATATATACATTCCCGCTGAATTAACGCTCATCTCTTTAAATGAAGAAGGACCATATTCTACAAATGAAGAGATCTCGATTTCTACAGAAACAAACCAGTCTAAAAATGAAATTCAATACTCGGTCTTTGATGGAGAAAAGTGGTCGGTCATACAAGAATACTCTGATGCTGCCACTTTTACTTGGAAACCCACGAAACCAGGTGACTATAAAGTAAGAGTTCAGGCACGTCATAAGCTATCCCATCAAAAGGCGGATGAAGAGAAGGAACTCTCACTTACAGTTTTTGAACCTGCAACATTAACCAGCGTTTCTACCGATAAAGAAAGTCCGCAAAAAGTCAATTCCCCTATTACTATTATTGGAGTTTCAGAAGATGATACAAAAACTCTTTTTAAAGTTTCTGTATTTGACGGAGATACATGGACTCTTTTACAAGACTATCAACAAAACCCGTTCGTAAGCTGGCAACCTAGCAAGTCTGGAGAATATTCAGTTAAGGTTCAAGCGAGACACGAACAGAGTAAACGCGATTTTGACTCAGAGATGGTTATTGATTATTCAATCTTTGAACCAGCGAACTTAACGAACCTAAAGTTAACTAGTAAAGGAATACAAAAAAACAATCATCCTCTCAGACTACAAGCATCTGCAGACATTACTACAGGTGTAGAATTCAGATTCTCCCTATACAATGGCTCACAGTGGCGTGAACTTCAAGACTACTCAAATACGAATATACTTAACTGGACACCCACTCAATCAGGTTTCTATAAAATTAAAATTGAAACGAGACATATACATTCCGGACAGCAATACGATGATACTACAGAAGTACCTATACTTGTTTACAACTCTACCTTATATTCGATGCCTGCAGTATTAACCCCAAAACCGAGAATAAAGATGAAGGATGTCCTTAAAATTAAAGGCTTGCCAAGGCGGAGTAGACGAAAGAAAAATTGGTAAAGCTTGAACAATTATAATAAGGATTACGTTCTGGTTAAATAGAACGTAATCCTTTTCTATTATCTTTAATTAAAACTATATATGTATCATGTGCTATAATAACTTTTAGCCTTAATCTTTAAGACATACGATTTGTGTACGAAAAGCAAAACGAGGATGAATTAGAAAAGAGCGACAATCTATATGAAAACAGCCATTATAAATAAAAATTCCATAAAAGGATATCCTTTAAGTAAATAATGATTAGTTTGATTCTGTGACTTCTAATCGTAAGTTTCTAAAGTGTTAGTACACAGGTTATCTTTTCCACTTTATAGCTTGTCATTCATTGTGTAGAATGTCTTAGACTAAGGAGTAATCTTATAAATGTAAACGAATTAAAAACCAACTAAGAGAAAG
Proteins encoded in this region:
- a CDS encoding L,D-transpeptidase family protein, yielding MYKLDIGRMEMKKVALVLVLLFTSLFMSNTAFASSGTQLIIINKKTNKLAFYDNGALVRTFSVATGRENSLTPEGTFEIVNKIKNRPYYTKNIPGGDPANPLGDRWLGLNARGTYGTTYAIHGNNNANSIGKYVSSGCVRMHNEEVRWLFDQVKLYTKVIITNSNDTFAKIAANSGYFTNGWEQLDGKWYYYVNGVAKTGWQSIGNTWYYFNNNGSMKTGWLLDGGKWYYLNSSGTIKTGWHSEGGQWFYLEPSGVMKTGWYNEAGKWYYLTSSGAMARGWVKDAGHWYYMNSSGVMTTGWIPDGGHWYYLSSSGAMAKGWVKDAGHWYYLNTSGVMEKGWIKDAGSWYYLNSSGAMQTGWINEGDSTYYLASSGAMQTGWKEVDQKWYYFYDNGVKAVNTTIDGYQLGPDGARMGADYLALGDSLAAGQTPYGEDALGYPDYLAEHFSSSYQLIDFDNLGKSGYTSRQLREDVLNNEAVRAEIREASHITIDIGANDIFPLLLTDVTQVGTAIEEVSKNLDTILKTIDELNPTVDVYVMGYYNPIPYYPEDQQAQLYPLLQAFNTKLAEQAHTNGDGFISTESIIASNYQEYLPNQQDVHLSQQGYQAIASEFWRVISGN
- a CDS encoding N-acetylmuramoyl-L-alanine amidase; this translates as MNSYKKVFLLLLVVTLTIGPFSTTSYAGTTGWVSKGGNWYFYQNDKPAKGWVVESGKWYYFNSSTSIMQTGWVKDHNKWYYLNSSGAMQTGWIKDRNTWYFLNSSGAMQTGWINDRNTWYFLNSSGAMQTGWITENGKRYYLQSNGAMQTGWVTSDTSRFYLTQSGAAAIGPYDINGVTYLFNQQGSLLSGWYTLEGVKYYSNTDGSVYSGWLTDQEQTYYVHLNGTVAVGPTVIENKTYLFNEDGVLVTGWNTVNGIKYYANSNGEIQTNWLSDQEHTYYFHPNGEAASGPTLIDNVMYLFSEDGVLSTGWHTINKNKYYANAEGIVHTGWLLDQNKTFYFLSDGRLATNTIFTADNTSYFADQDGNLKKGWILQLGSWYYFQDDFKMKTGWYQEGTQRYYLNSDGKMQVGWGLIEGNWYLFNSSGALMTGWQNLGGYWYYLNDSGVMLTGWKELNGHWYYLQNSGVMTIGWTTVDGKNYFFNQNGIWDPSPGKFAGKKIVIDPGHGGHDPGAIGGGYYEKNITLDVSLQLKNLLEQHDAWVYMTRNSDTYPSLSERVVFSNSTKPDAFISIHVNSTTDPSVNGIETFYNSVAGAKPTESKLLASDIQSAVIAGTGAKSRGVKDRDFTVIRGNQTAAVLFEMGFISNEAERTNIVNKSYQISIVNGLFNGLYNYMY
- a CDS encoding N-acetylmuramoyl-L-alanine amidase family protein, yielding MVGWLNVDGKWHYLDGNGALKTGWFKDGNWYYLDVNSGQMLTGWLKDGGYWYYLEGSGAMKKGWVHWAGDWYYLASSGNMKTGWFYADGAWYYANPSGTLAVNTVVDGYELSSSGAWIQE
- a CDS encoding L,D-transpeptidase family protein translates to MRSITGIILVFLCLFIIPSESEANEGNQLIIINKRTNQLAFFENGNLVRQFKVATGRSTDLTPEGTFQIVNKIKNRPYYKEGIPGGDPKNPLGDRWLGLNARGTYGTTYAIHGNANPASIGTYASSGCVRMYDEEVRWLFDQVNLYTTVYITNSSKSFESIAISKEYMTYSKLKSVTTNADGPQPKNTTISVSANKEGSVESLYKFLIHDGTEWKTIQDFSHSKSLKWNPTKEGTYRIKAQIKSMVSDKEYDDEKELSFDIYIPAELTLISLNEEGPYSTNEEISISTETNQSKNEIQYSVFDGEKWSVIQEYSDAATFTWKPTKPGDYKVRVQARHKLSHQKADEEKELSLTVFEPATLTSVSTDKESPQKVNSPITIIGVSEDDTKTLFKVSVFDGDTWTLLQDYQQNPFVSWQPSKSGEYSVKVQARHEQSKRDFDSEMVIDYSIFEPANLTNLKLTSKGIQKNNHPLRLQASADITTGVEFRFSLYNGSQWRELQDYSNTNILNWTPTQSGFYKIKIETRHIHSGQQYDDTTEVPILVYNSTLYSMPAVLTPKPRIKMKDVLKIKGLPRRSRRKKNW